Below is a window of Planktothrix tepida PCC 9214 DNA.
CGCATTGAAATTTCTAGTACCGCAGAAGCAGAAGCTGATCAAACGTTCCTCTGGATGTCTCAAGTTACATCTCCAGAAAAGGCAAAACAATGGTATCAAGGGCTATTAAAATCGATTACATCTCTTTTACAAATGCCAAAGCGTTGCCCTTTGGCTAGAGAAAATGAATATTTTAGTCAAGAAATCCGTCAACTTCTTTATGGTCATGGACGAAATTCTTATCGTATCCTATTTACAATCCTTGAAAATCCAGAAAGTTCAATCATTCGTATTCTTCATATCCGACACGCTGCACAAGAAACACTCGGTAAAAATTCTGAGGAATAATTTGCTTTTTTCCTAGTTTCCCTGGTAGAACCAGGGAACGTCTGCTAGAGGCTCCGCCTCTTAGAAATGAGGTGGCAGAGCCACCTTATAGGATTTCTAGGTAGAACCTAGAAACGAGAGAAATCGTTGTTGAGCTTTAGCTTCAAGTAGGCTGAAGCCTAACAACAAAATTCTTGAAGTTATATTAGTAAGTTTTGTTAGTTTAACGACAAATTTTAATTGATCGAAATACGGGTGTTTTCACTGCTATTCTAAACAATAGCCAAAAATTCTATTGTCTTTATGCGGCGCATCTCTATCCCCAGAGAAATTTCAGTTCTGAACTCTAAAATTTTATCACCCACCACCCCTAAACGTTATGCCATTATTGAAGCTTGCTTAATAGGCTTAGTGTCTGGTTTAGCTGCATTCTTATTAAAACAAGGGGCTGGATGGTTAGGGTCTTGGCGAATTTCAGAATCCTTAAATGCTGGGGTTCCCGCTTGGATTTTTCTTCCGGGTGTGGGATTAATCGGGGGTTTATTAACCGGTTTTTTGGTGGAAAGATTAGCGCCAGAAACGGCCGGAAGTGGAATTCCC
It encodes the following:
- a CDS encoding type II toxin-antitoxin system RelE/ParE family toxin — translated: MKYRIEISSTAEAEADQTFLWMSQVTSPEKAKQWYQGLLKSITSLLQMPKRCPLARENEYFSQEIRQLLYGHGRNSYRILFTILENPESSIIRILHIRHAAQETLGKNSEE